A region from the Sulfurospirillum oryzae genome encodes:
- a CDS encoding L-cysteine desulfidase family protein — protein sequence MASVEEKLLTILFEEVVPAQGCTEPIAIAYTAAKAREILDEPIERVEVRISGNMIKNVKSVVVPNSGGMVGIETSVAMGLIAGDSKKDLMVISDIDADEMQHVKVFLERKVIEVLHVESDAKLYVEIKVFSKSHWVSVEIKHTHTNITRILKDGELILDRPCNDADFNSSFEDREVLSIAVIYETAQTIDLSKIRPLFLKVIELNSRIAHEGLEGHYGVNIGKIICDNIKKGFYGNDVRNRAAAFASAGSDARMSGCALPVMTTSGSGNQGMTSSLALIEYANVLHVNEEKLLRALFFSHLATVHIKSNVGRLSAYCGVICSAAAVSGALAFLNDESLEVVSHSIGNTLGDVSGIICDGAKSSCAMKIATTLYAAFDAYMLASAGRFLQGGDGIIAHDIEKTLKNIGALSQDGMYITDKVIIDIMSKNHAKR from the coding sequence GTGGCGAGCGTAGAAGAAAAATTATTAACAATTTTATTTGAAGAGGTTGTCCCAGCTCAAGGATGCACGGAGCCGATCGCTATTGCGTACACAGCGGCAAAAGCCAGAGAGATTTTAGATGAGCCCATAGAGCGCGTGGAAGTGCGCATCTCAGGTAATATGATCAAAAATGTCAAAAGCGTCGTTGTCCCTAATAGCGGTGGAATGGTGGGTATTGAAACCTCCGTTGCAATGGGTTTAATCGCAGGAGATTCCAAAAAAGATCTTATGGTCATTAGTGATATTGATGCCGATGAGATGCAGCATGTCAAGGTATTTTTGGAACGCAAGGTGATCGAAGTTTTACATGTAGAGAGCGATGCAAAGCTTTATGTGGAAATCAAAGTGTTTAGTAAATCGCATTGGGTGAGTGTTGAGATTAAACATACTCACACGAACATTACCCGTATTCTAAAAGATGGTGAACTTATTTTAGATCGTCCGTGTAACGATGCTGATTTTAACTCTAGTTTTGAAGACCGTGAAGTCCTTAGCATTGCCGTCATTTATGAGACAGCACAAACGATTGATCTCTCAAAAATAAGACCCTTATTTCTCAAAGTCATTGAGCTTAACTCTCGCATCGCGCATGAGGGATTAGAAGGGCATTATGGTGTGAACATCGGAAAGATCATCTGCGATAACATCAAAAAAGGGTTTTACGGCAATGATGTGCGTAACCGTGCCGCTGCTTTTGCGAGTGCAGGTAGTGATGCAAGGATGAGCGGATGTGCTCTTCCTGTGATGACCACCAGCGGTAGTGGCAATCAAGGAATGACCTCCTCTTTAGCACTAATCGAGTACGCGAATGTTTTACATGTAAACGAAGAAAAACTTCTTCGTGCCCTTTTCTTCTCGCATTTGGCAACGGTGCATATTAAAAGCAACGTGGGAAGACTCTCGGCTTATTGTGGCGTCATTTGCTCTGCGGCAGCGGTGAGTGGAGCATTAGCCTTTTTGAACGATGAAAGTCTGGAAGTGGTTTCGCATTCTATTGGCAATACGCTGGGAGATGTTTCAGGCATCATTTGTGATGGTGCCAAGTCTTCGTGTGCTATGAAGATAGCCACTACGCTATACGCCGCATTTGATGCGTATATGCTTGCTTCTGCTGGGAGATTTCTTCAAGGAGGCGATGGCATTATCGCGCATGACATTGAAAAAACTCTTAAAAATATTGGCGCACTTTCTCAAGATGGAATGTATATCACCGATAAAGTCATTATTGATATTATGAGTAAAAACCACGCCAAGAGGTAG
- a CDS encoding EamA family transporter, whose translation MAHLYIFGTIFFTVYGQLVIKWRIPFHGHLPDASAEKLIFLLKLFLDPFILSGFISAFVASLCWMAAMTKFELSYAYPFMGLTFVVVFISSVFLFSESVTLYKILGLALIVLGIFISSRG comes from the coding sequence ATGGCGCATTTATACATTTTTGGAACAATTTTCTTTACGGTGTACGGACAGCTGGTCATTAAGTGGCGCATACCGTTTCATGGTCATTTGCCTGATGCATCAGCAGAAAAATTGATTTTTTTATTGAAGCTTTTTTTAGACCCTTTTATTTTGAGTGGATTTATTTCCGCATTTGTTGCCTCTTTGTGTTGGATGGCGGCGATGACAAAGTTTGAGTTAAGTTATGCGTATCCGTTTATGGGGCTTACATTTGTTGTCGTGTTTATTTCATCGGTCTTTTTGTTTAGCGAGAGTGTGACGCTTTATAAAATTCTTGGTCTTGCCTTGATTGTGCTGGGGATATTTATATCAAGTCGAGGCTAG
- the rffA gene encoding dTDP-4-amino-4,6-dideoxygalactose transaminase, translated as MIHFNKPPRTGNEEKYVLEAMSSLKISGDGPFGKRCQKWFEERYQCPKTLLTPSCTHALEMAALLLDIKEADEVIMPSYTFVSTADAFALRGAKIVFVDVKPETMNIDERLIEAAITPKTKAIVPVHYAGVGCDMDVIMDIATRHNLFVVEDAAQGFESTYKGKPLGTIGHLGAFSFHETKNVTSGGEGGLLLINDERFSHRAEIIREKGTNRSQFFRGMVDKYSWVDIGSSYLPSELQAAYLWGELEMVDAIQTHRMSSWKAYYERLEPLAKKGLIELPYIPEGCVHNAHMFYFKVKDLDERTALLEKFKEANIGAVFHYIPLHSAPAGLKFGNFFGEDIYTTKESERLVRLPMYYGLTIEEIDAVCEILMKWSVR; from the coding sequence ATGATCCATTTTAATAAACCCCCACGAACGGGAAATGAAGAAAAATATGTATTAGAAGCGATGAGCAGCCTTAAAATTTCAGGGGATGGCCCATTTGGTAAACGTTGTCAAAAATGGTTTGAAGAGCGCTATCAATGTCCTAAGACACTTTTAACACCTTCATGTACGCATGCGCTTGAGATGGCAGCTTTACTTTTAGACATCAAAGAGGCTGATGAGGTCATTATGCCTAGCTACACTTTTGTAAGTACGGCTGACGCATTTGCGCTAAGAGGTGCAAAGATTGTTTTTGTGGACGTTAAGCCAGAGACTATGAACATTGATGAGCGTTTGATTGAAGCAGCAATTACCCCTAAGACCAAGGCGATTGTCCCTGTGCATTATGCGGGTGTGGGATGCGATATGGATGTGATCATGGATATTGCAACACGCCATAATCTATTTGTGGTTGAAGATGCCGCGCAGGGTTTTGAGAGTACTTATAAAGGAAAACCACTAGGCACCATAGGGCATTTAGGTGCGTTTAGTTTCCATGAGACCAAAAATGTCACCAGCGGCGGCGAAGGTGGACTTTTACTGATTAATGACGAACGCTTTTCGCATCGCGCGGAGATTATTCGTGAAAAAGGAACAAACCGTAGCCAGTTCTTTAGAGGCATGGTGGATAAATACAGTTGGGTGGACATCGGAAGTAGCTATCTTCCAAGTGAACTTCAAGCCGCTTACCTTTGGGGTGAACTTGAGATGGTCGATGCCATTCAAACACACCGTATGTCAAGTTGGAAAGCGTACTATGAAAGACTTGAACCCCTTGCGAAAAAAGGGTTGATCGAGCTTCCTTATATTCCAGAAGGGTGTGTTCACAATGCGCACATGTTCTATTTCAAGGTGAAAGATTTAGATGAGCGAACAGCACTTTTAGAGAAGTTTAAAGAGGCAAATATTGGCGCTGTTTTCCACTATATTCCTCTTCATAGCGCGCCAGCGGGACTCAAATTTGGAAACTTCTTTGGCGAGGATATTTATACGACAAAAGAGAGTGAAAGACTTGTTCGCTTGCCGATGTATTATGGTTTAACGATTGAAGAGATTGATGCAGTCTGTGAGATTTTGATGAAGTGGAGTGTACGTTAA
- a CDS encoding WbqC family protein — translation MKKIAILQSNYIPWKGYFDIIGSVDEFVLYDDMQYTKNDWRNRNKIKTQNGLQWLSIPVRQESLHQKINETKITDPKWNVNHWKSIAQNYAKAPHFKAYKEQFEALYMSATMETISEINRHFIDAICAMLEIKTVIRDSREFVLADGKSERLLALCQDLGATTYLSGPAARDYLDESIFKEAGIAVEWMDYSGYQEYHQLFPPFEHGVSVIDLILNEGENAKNYLKSTGGK, via the coding sequence ATGAAAAAAATAGCAATTTTACAATCAAACTATATCCCATGGAAGGGGTATTTTGACATTATTGGCAGTGTGGACGAGTTTGTTTTATATGATGATATGCAGTACACCAAAAATGATTGGCGTAACCGCAATAAAATCAAAACGCAAAATGGGCTTCAATGGCTCAGCATTCCTGTGCGCCAAGAGAGTTTGCACCAAAAAATCAATGAGACGAAAATTACTGATCCAAAATGGAATGTAAACCATTGGAAAAGTATTGCTCAAAATTATGCGAAAGCACCTCATTTCAAAGCGTATAAAGAGCAATTTGAAGCACTATATATGAGTGCTACTATGGAAACTATCAGCGAGATCAATCGTCATTTTATTGATGCCATCTGCGCGATGTTAGAGATCAAAACGGTTATTAGAGACTCACGTGAATTTGTCTTAGCTGATGGTAAGAGTGAGCGACTTTTAGCACTCTGTCAAGACTTGGGAGCTACGACGTACCTCAGTGGTCCAGCGGCGCGTGATTATCTTGATGAGTCCATCTTCAAAGAAGCGGGAATAGCGGTTGAGTGGATGGATTACAGTGGTTATCAAGAGTATCACCAACTTTTCCCTCCGTTTGAGCATGGTGTAAGCGTGATCGATCTGATCTTAAATGAAGGCGAAAATGCCAAAAATTATCTTAAAAGTACAGGTGGTAAATAA
- a CDS encoding glycosyltransferase family 2 protein — MESVKISVVSPIYGCKECLFELYDRLVKTLSQITDNFEIILVNDACPQASWERIVMLCAKDARVKGINLSRNFGQHYAITAGLDHAKGDWVVVMDCDLQDRPEEIIKLYNKALDGYDIVFGKRVERQDSFFKRLGSQMFNRVLEYFTETKHDNSIANFGIYAQKVVETINRYREHSRDFLLFAQMVGFKKAEIEIEHAPRAYGKSSYNLSKLIRLAIDSIVSHSNKPLRLSIQLGFFIALASLIYACWLVIRYFFYHTPAEGWTSLMVSMFFMFGLLFAIIGITGLYIGKIFDEVKRRPLYIIQETINL; from the coding sequence GTGGAGTCTGTCAAGATTAGTGTCGTTTCTCCTATATATGGCTGCAAAGAGTGTCTCTTTGAGCTGTATGATCGTTTGGTTAAAACACTTAGCCAAATTACAGATAATTTTGAAATCATTTTGGTTAATGATGCCTGTCCCCAAGCTTCTTGGGAGCGTATAGTGATGTTGTGTGCCAAGGATGCACGTGTTAAAGGGATAAACCTTTCGCGTAATTTTGGTCAACATTATGCCATTACCGCAGGACTTGATCATGCCAAGGGTGATTGGGTTGTTGTGATGGATTGTGATCTTCAAGATAGACCTGAAGAGATCATCAAGCTCTACAACAAAGCATTGGATGGTTATGATATTGTCTTTGGTAAACGCGTAGAGCGTCAAGATAGTTTCTTCAAGCGACTTGGCTCACAAATGTTTAATAGAGTTCTGGAGTACTTTACCGAGACCAAACATGATAATAGTATTGCCAATTTTGGCATCTATGCTCAAAAAGTGGTTGAGACGATTAATCGCTACCGCGAACACAGCCGAGATTTTCTTCTGTTTGCGCAAATGGTTGGTTTTAAAAAAGCTGAGATTGAAATCGAGCATGCCCCGCGTGCGTATGGAAAGTCTTCATACAACCTCTCCAAATTGATCCGTTTAGCCATTGATTCGATTGTTTCGCACTCGAATAAACCTTTGAGACTCTCTATTCAATTAGGTTTTTTCATCGCATTAGCCAGTCTTATCTATGCATGTTGGCTTGTTATTCGTTACTTTTTCTATCATACGCCAGCTGAGGGTTGGACAAGTTTGATGGTATCCATGTTCTTTATGTTTGGTCTACTGTTTGCGATTATCGGCATTACAGGGCTTTACATTGGCAAGATTTTTGATGAGGTTAAGAGACGACCTCTTTATATTATTCAAGAGACAATCAATTTATGA
- a CDS encoding TIGR00730 family Rossman fold protein, translating to MEQRKHIKDTERSNEWSVLRIMSDFVKGFDELQDLGPAVTFFGSARFHANNRYYKDAHALANKLGNKGYSIVTGGSKGIMEAANRGGFDSKNCQSIGLNINLPHEQSGNKYTTKHLNFDYFFVRKVMLVKYSLAYVIFPGGFGTLDEFFEALTLTQTGKITKISIFLYGKEYWEKLVDFIKTTMVEHHTIRPEDIELITLTDDLDEIVAKIDERLVLYINELKNEGLEHSRYYQKAVEFLSNQE from the coding sequence ATGGAACAGCGAAAACATATTAAAGATACAGAACGCTCAAATGAATGGAGTGTTCTTCGCATTATGTCAGATTTTGTCAAAGGATTTGACGAACTTCAAGATTTAGGACCCGCCGTAACTTTTTTTGGCAGTGCTCGTTTTCATGCCAATAATCGTTACTACAAAGATGCGCATGCTCTTGCAAATAAGCTTGGTAATAAAGGCTATTCAATTGTTACAGGCGGCTCGAAAGGCATTATGGAAGCCGCCAACAGAGGTGGATTTGATTCTAAGAATTGTCAGTCTATTGGGCTTAATATCAATCTTCCTCATGAGCAATCCGGCAATAAATACACCACCAAGCATCTCAATTTTGACTATTTTTTTGTTCGTAAAGTCATGCTTGTTAAATACTCTTTGGCTTATGTGATTTTCCCAGGCGGTTTTGGAACACTCGATGAGTTTTTTGAAGCTTTGACCTTGACGCAGACAGGAAAAATTACCAAAATTAGTATTTTTTTGTACGGGAAAGAGTATTGGGAGAAGCTTGTTGATTTTATTAAGACAACGATGGTTGAACATCATACGATTCGCCCTGAAGATATTGAGCTAATTACATTAACAGACGACTTGGATGAAATTGTGGCTAAAATAGATGAGCGCTTAGTACTTTATATCAATGAGCTTAAAAATGAAGGTTTAGAGCATAGTCGTTACTATCAAAAAGCCGTAGAATTTTTATCGAATCAAGAGTAA
- the fliY gene encoding flagellar motor switch protein FliY, with the protein MNTFVQLLQQEVVSTIEGLTGIAPTVELNAEESGESKLKLSPPLAKLDVTVGGELHGKMRVTMATSIATAIGDMMLGGEGNEKEDMDAEDLDATKEIISNILSSFSRSLGSQKNMPKLEFDIDNVEYIDANNTIDFKGFEKLFIYNLAVHNSHDTIAFAITHELTPLIGEDGPAPVVSAPTQEFVFEEPKKVVTNLSPEELSNIELIKDVRLPIRVRIGSKKMLLKDVLSMDIGSVIELDQLANDPLEILVGDKVIAMGEVVIVDGNFGVQIGEIGTKRERLEKLR; encoded by the coding sequence GTGAATACATTTGTACAATTATTACAACAAGAGGTTGTCTCTACTATTGAGGGCTTAACTGGCATTGCACCTACCGTTGAACTTAACGCTGAAGAGAGTGGTGAGAGTAAACTCAAACTCAGTCCTCCTTTGGCAAAACTTGATGTTACTGTTGGCGGAGAGCTTCACGGAAAAATGCGTGTGACGATGGCAACATCGATCGCAACAGCTATTGGCGACATGATGCTTGGTGGAGAAGGCAATGAAAAAGAGGATATGGACGCGGAAGATCTTGATGCGACCAAAGAGATTATCTCTAATATTTTAAGTTCTTTTTCGCGTTCACTTGGTAGTCAGAAAAATATGCCAAAGCTCGAGTTTGATATTGATAATGTCGAATACATCGATGCAAACAACACAATTGATTTTAAAGGGTTTGAGAAGCTTTTTATCTATAACCTAGCAGTTCACAATTCACATGATACGATTGCTTTTGCTATTACACATGAGCTAACACCTCTTATTGGCGAAGATGGTCCAGCACCTGTTGTATCGGCACCAACCCAAGAATTTGTTTTTGAAGAACCTAAAAAAGTTGTTACCAATTTATCGCCAGAAGAGCTCAGTAATATTGAACTTATCAAAGATGTCAGACTTCCGATTCGCGTCCGCATTGGCTCTAAAAAAATGCTTTTAAAAGATGTGTTAAGCATGGATATTGGTTCTGTTATAGAGCTTGACCAATTAGCCAATGATCCTTTGGAAATTTTAGTCGGCGACAAAGTGATTGCCATGGGTGAGGTGGTCATTGTAGATGGTAACTTTGGCGTACAAATAGGTGAAATTGGCACTAAACGCGAACGTTTAGAAAAATTACGATAG
- the fliM gene encoding flagellar motor switch protein FliM, protein MADILSQEEIDALLEVVEEEGDTLSTEAESSDTRQVILYDFKRPNRVSKEQLRAVKGIHDKMARNLASQISSIMRSIVEIQLHSVDQMTYGEFLMSLPSPTSFNVFSIKPLDGNCIIEINPSIAFPMIDRLLGGLGESYEATRELTDIELNLLDAILRIIMQRLKEGWAPITDMYPTVETKESSPNVVQIVSQNEIVIMVVMEIIIGNSSGMINLCYPVIYLEPILSRLANRDIMLGETSAKKSRNKELNTLISRAEVFNEAIIGQAELSVGDLLELKKGDIIRLNRPADDKAIVMIDKKELFLAEIGLHRFRKSIKIESLVRTDKDEIKSALEELEHIRKSKISSFDTTQQG, encoded by the coding sequence ATGGCTGATATACTAAGTCAAGAAGAGATTGATGCGCTCTTAGAGGTCGTTGAAGAAGAGGGCGATACCCTTTCGACGGAAGCTGAAAGCAGTGATACCAGACAAGTTATCCTTTATGATTTTAAGCGACCGAATCGTGTTTCCAAAGAGCAGCTACGTGCGGTCAAAGGTATTCACGATAAGATGGCAAGAAATCTTGCTTCACAGATCTCTTCAATTATGCGCAGTATCGTTGAGATTCAACTTCATTCTGTAGACCAGATGACGTATGGTGAATTTTTGATGTCACTCCCAAGTCCAACAAGTTTTAACGTCTTCTCGATTAAACCGCTGGATGGAAACTGTATTATCGAAATCAACCCTTCCATTGCGTTTCCGATGATCGATCGTTTGCTTGGCGGTCTTGGTGAGTCGTATGAAGCAACCAGAGAACTTACAGATATTGAGTTAAATTTATTGGATGCCATTTTACGTATCATTATGCAGCGCCTTAAAGAAGGATGGGCACCTATTACAGATATGTACCCAACTGTTGAGACAAAAGAATCCAGCCCAAACGTTGTCCAGATCGTTTCGCAGAATGAAATTGTCATCATGGTCGTTATGGAAATTATCATTGGAAATTCCAGTGGTATGATTAACCTTTGTTATCCTGTTATCTACCTTGAGCCTATTCTGTCACGTTTAGCCAATCGTGACATTATGCTGGGTGAAACCAGTGCTAAAAAGAGCCGTAACAAAGAGCTTAATACGCTTATTTCACGTGCAGAAGTTTTCAATGAGGCCATTATTGGTCAAGCCGAGCTTAGTGTTGGAGATTTGTTAGAGCTTAAAAAAGGTGATATTATCAGGCTTAATAGACCAGCGGATGATAAAGCGATTGTAATGATTGATAAAAAAGAGCTTTTTTTAGCTGAAATTGGCTTGCATCGTTTCCGTAAATCGATTAAAATAGAGAGTTTAGTTCGAACTGATAAAGATGAAATTAAGAGTGCTTTAGAAGAGTTAGAACACATTCGAAAATCAAAAATTTCATCATTTGATACAACGCAACAGGGGTAA